Proteins encoded together in one Desulfobacterales bacterium window:
- a CDS encoding PfaD family polyunsaturated fatty acid/polyketide biosynthesis protein, protein MDLSLHTNYTRGLWLPDAEPPRTGISAVRDAIHHVARPVYLVRSENRLAVSSTGNLITGDGGALTSTKSCPLLAYVPPLHPEQLGDPLFKQAHQLKYAYIAGAMANGITSVRMVVETARAGMIGFFGAAGLRPDEVETAVDQLIQLTDGLPFGINLIHSPNDPQLETELVNLYLRRGIRRISASAYMDLTLPLVYYRVKGIHRDPQGNIICPNQIIAKVSRIEVAGKFFLPPPEKLLAELVNKQMITEAEASLSRSVPMADDLTAEADSGGHTDSRPAVSLLPTMISLRDRLVAGYSYRRIPGVGLGGGISTPYSAAAAFAMGAAFVVTGSVNHACIEAGTSEVVRQMLAEARQADVTMAPSADMFELGARVQVLKRGTMFPLRANRLYDLYNRYGCYEDIPEKQRTQLERDVFRCSFEQEWNRTRAFFSERDPRQIVRAEKDPRHKMALIFRSYLGRSSRWAQQGDAARKIDYQIWCGPSLGAFNEWVSGTFLEKPENRKVVSVAMNLLWGAAVATRIHWLGTQGVVLPHDVKKISPLPFSELTHFLDQ, encoded by the coding sequence ATGGATTTGTCATTACACACCAACTATACAAGGGGCTTGTGGCTTCCCGATGCCGAGCCGCCCAGAACCGGAATTTCTGCGGTCAGAGATGCCATCCATCATGTGGCAAGGCCTGTTTATCTGGTCCGGTCAGAAAACCGGCTTGCAGTCAGCAGCACCGGGAACCTGATTACCGGCGATGGCGGTGCGCTTACCTCAACAAAAAGCTGTCCGTTACTGGCCTACGTGCCGCCACTTCATCCGGAACAACTGGGCGATCCGCTTTTCAAACAGGCCCATCAGCTCAAATATGCTTATATTGCCGGGGCCATGGCCAATGGTATTACCTCGGTCCGGATGGTCGTCGAAACCGCCCGTGCGGGTATGATAGGCTTTTTCGGCGCTGCCGGTTTAAGACCGGATGAAGTTGAAACGGCTGTTGATCAGCTGATTCAACTTACAGACGGTCTTCCGTTCGGCATCAACCTTATTCACAGCCCCAATGACCCTCAACTGGAAACAGAGCTGGTCAATCTGTATTTAAGACGCGGTATCCGGCGCATCAGCGCATCGGCCTACATGGACCTGACGCTTCCTCTGGTATATTACCGTGTCAAGGGGATTCACCGTGATCCTCAGGGCAATATCATCTGCCCGAACCAGATCATCGCCAAGGTGTCCCGAATCGAAGTTGCCGGTAAATTCTTTTTGCCGCCACCGGAAAAACTGCTTGCCGAACTGGTCAACAAACAAATGATTACCGAAGCGGAGGCCTCTTTGTCGAGGTCAGTGCCCATGGCCGACGATCTGACGGCTGAAGCCGATTCCGGGGGGCATACCGACAGCCGGCCTGCGGTTTCACTGCTTCCAACCATGATCAGTCTCAGAGACAGGCTGGTGGCCGGGTATTCGTATCGAAGAATTCCGGGGGTGGGCCTTGGCGGCGGCATTTCAACGCCGTATTCGGCCGCGGCGGCCTTTGCCATGGGGGCAGCATTCGTGGTGACCGGGTCGGTCAACCACGCCTGTATCGAGGCCGGAACATCGGAAGTCGTCCGTCAGATGCTGGCCGAAGCCCGTCAGGCAGATGTGACCATGGCGCCGTCTGCGGATATGTTTGAACTGGGAGCCAGGGTTCAGGTACTGAAACGGGGAACCATGTTTCCGCTTCGTGCCAACCGGCTGTATGACCTTTACAACCGGTATGGCTGTTACGAAGACATTCCGGAAAAACAGAGAACCCAGTTGGAACGGGATGTGTTTCGATGCAGCTTTGAACAGGAATGGAACCGGACCCGAGCGTTTTTTTCCGAACGCGATCCCCGGCAGATTGTACGGGCGGAAAAAGATCCCAGACATAAAATGGCGCTGATATTCCGCTCTTATCTGGGCCGCTCTTCCAGATGGGCTCAGCAGGGAGATGCCGCCCGGAAAATTGACTATCAGATCTGGTGCGGGCCGTCACTTGGCGCTTTCAATGAATGGGTCAGCGGGACATTTCTGGAGAAGCCGGAAAACCGGAAGGTGGTTTCCGTAGCCATGAACCTTCTCTGGGGGGCTGCGGTCGCTACCCGCATTCACTGGCTCGGCACGCAGGGAGTTGTCCTGCCGCATGACGTTAAAAAAATATCGCCGCTTCCGTTTTCTGAACTTACGCACTTTCTGGATCAGTAG
- a CDS encoding aminopeptidase P family protein: protein MKTLIQDRVARLRASFSERKIDTIMILAEENRRYLSGFTGEDTQLDESAGALFITGSEALLATDSRFVLQAQSQAPLYEVVCYQKGLANEMPSIVKKLGTGTLGFEGTRMPYALYRKISGELQQQGIHVTLVEADDILDPVRILKSDPEINQIRKALYLAEDAFCQMVRMLKPGMSEKQIAWEMEKQMRQAGAEALSFPTIVASGPNSALPHAIPGDRRIQSGEPLLVDWGAKLDGYCSDITRMTCIGTPDSTFLSVYQTVLDAQRMAIEVIRPGIRASAVDAVARGHIDKMGFGARFGHSLGHGVGLAIHEHPRISSSNERLLEPGMVFTVEPGIYLPGWGGIRLENMVAVTDDGVEVLNGLDPGWKLPGEK from the coding sequence GTGAAAACCCTCATACAGGACAGAGTGGCCCGGCTCCGGGCATCTTTTTCAGAAAGAAAAATTGATACGATAATGATTCTGGCGGAAGAAAACCGTCGATACCTGAGCGGGTTTACCGGTGAGGACACCCAGCTCGATGAGTCGGCCGGAGCTTTGTTTATAACCGGTTCGGAGGCACTGCTGGCTACCGATTCACGGTTTGTCCTTCAGGCGCAGTCGCAGGCCCCTCTTTATGAGGTTGTTTGCTATCAGAAAGGGCTGGCAAACGAGATGCCGTCTATTGTAAAAAAACTGGGCACCGGAACGCTCGGTTTTGAAGGCACCCGCATGCCCTATGCGCTGTATCGGAAAATTTCCGGTGAACTTCAACAGCAGGGGATTCATGTAACCCTGGTGGAAGCGGATGATATTTTAGATCCTGTCCGGATACTGAAATCAGATCCGGAAATAAATCAGATACGAAAAGCGCTTTACCTGGCTGAAGACGCGTTTTGCCAGATGGTACGGATGCTCAAGCCCGGAATGTCTGAAAAGCAGATTGCCTGGGAAATGGAAAAACAGATGCGTCAGGCCGGCGCGGAGGCGCTGTCGTTTCCGACCATCGTGGCATCCGGCCCAAACAGCGCACTTCCCCATGCCATACCCGGCGACCGGCGGATTCAAAGCGGGGAGCCGCTGCTGGTTGACTGGGGGGCTAAATTGGACGGTTACTGCTCGGATATTACCAGAATGACATGTATCGGAACGCCGGACAGTACGTTTTTATCCGTATATCAAACCGTATTGGATGCCCAGCGTATGGCTATCGAAGTTATCAGGCCGGGTATCAGGGCCAGTGCCGTTGATGCGGTTGCCAGAGGTCATATCGATAAGATGGGGTTTGGCGCCAGGTTCGGTCACAGCCTGGGACACGGGGTGGGGCTTGCGATTCATGAACATCCGAGAATCAGTTCCTCAAACGAGCGATTGCTGGAACCGGGGATGGTCTTTACGGTTGAGCCTGGAATTTATCTGCCCGGCTGGGGAGGCATACGGCTTGAAAATATGGTAGCGGTCACAGATGACGGTGTTGAAGTGTTAAATGGACTGGACCCGGGCTGGAAACTGCCCGGGGAAAAGTAA
- a CDS encoding phenylacetate--CoA ligase, whose amino-acid sequence MIYDIEFETMPRDALEAIQLRRLQTTIERVYATVPFYRNQMKRAGVRPQDIRSLQDLKRIPFTTKQDLRDNYPFGMFAVPMDTVVRIHASSGTTGQPTVVGYTARDICTWSQLMARALSAGGATRGDIIHNAYGYGLFTGGLGVHYGAEKLGASVIPVSGGNTKRQVMIMKDFGPTMLTCTPSYALHLAEVAEEMGVSFRDLKFRYGIFGAEPWSETIRRQIEQKLNICATDIYGLSEVMGPGVANECYEAKNGLHIFEDHFIPEIINPETGETLPYGETGELVFTSLTKEAFPVIRYRTRDITSLNPEPCICGRTLVRMSRVTGRTDDMLIIRGVNVFPSQIESVLLQISEIEPHYQLVVDREDNLDTLTVLVEIGEKLFSDKVKQLQNLEKKISYNIKEFLGVTAKVKLVEPKTIVRSEGKAVRVIDNRKI is encoded by the coding sequence ATGATTTATGATATTGAATTTGAAACCATGCCCAGAGACGCCTTGGAGGCCATCCAGTTAAGGCGCCTGCAGACCACGATTGAACGGGTGTACGCTACCGTTCCGTTTTACCGGAATCAGATGAAGCGGGCCGGTGTAAGGCCGCAGGACATCCGGTCACTTCAGGATCTGAAAAGGATTCCGTTTACTACCAAACAGGACCTTCGTGACAATTATCCATTCGGGATGTTTGCCGTTCCCATGGATACGGTGGTCCGGATTCACGCCTCTTCGGGCACTACGGGGCAACCCACGGTCGTGGGCTATACGGCACGGGATATCTGCACCTGGTCACAGCTGATGGCGCGCGCCCTGTCGGCCGGAGGAGCCACCCGGGGCGACATTATCCATAATGCCTATGGCTACGGGCTGTTTACGGGCGGATTGGGCGTTCATTATGGCGCGGAAAAGCTCGGGGCTTCGGTAATACCCGTTTCAGGTGGAAATACCAAACGACAGGTCATGATCATGAAAGATTTTGGTCCAACCATGCTGACCTGTACGCCCTCATATGCGCTTCATCTGGCTGAAGTCGCAGAGGAGATGGGGGTTTCCTTCAGGGATTTAAAATTCAGGTACGGTATTTTCGGTGCCGAACCCTGGTCGGAAACCATACGCCGCCAGATCGAACAAAAGCTCAATATCTGCGCGACGGATATTTACGGACTGAGTGAAGTGATGGGGCCCGGAGTTGCCAATGAGTGCTATGAGGCCAAAAATGGTCTGCATATTTTTGAAGATCATTTCATACCTGAAATCATCAATCCGGAAACCGGTGAAACGCTTCCCTATGGAGAAACCGGGGAGCTGGTGTTCACCTCCCTGACAAAGGAAGCGTTTCCGGTGATCCGGTACCGGACCCGTGATATTACGTCCCTGAATCCGGAACCGTGTATCTGCGGCCGGACGCTGGTACGAATGAGCCGGGTTACTGGCCGAACCGATGATATGCTTATTATCCGAGGGGTTAACGTGTTTCCGTCACAGATCGAAAGCGTTCTGCTGCAGATCAGCGAGATCGAACCTCATTACCAACTGGTGGTGGACAGAGAAGATAACCTTGACACCTTGACGGTTTTAGTGGAAATTGGAGAAAAGCTTTTCTCGGATAAAGTCAAACAGCTTCAGAATCTGGAGAAAAAAATTTCATATAATATAAAAGAGTTTCTTGGCGTGACGGCCAAAGTGAAGCTTGTGGAACCCAAGACCATTGTCAGAAGCGAGGGAAAAGCGGTTCGGGTTATTGATAATCGGAAAATCTAA
- a CDS encoding ACT domain-containing protein: MRVQQISIFLENKSGRLADVTSILTEAGINIRALSLADTSDFGVLRMIVDDTKKAETFLKNRGFTVGKTDVVAVEVEDKPGGLHKIMETFQQTEINIEYMYAFVQQSGNNAVIIFRFDNIDEAIHILTENGIRVIDGKSLYSL; encoded by the coding sequence ATGCGAGTTCAACAGATTTCCATTTTTCTTGAAAACAAGTCTGGACGATTGGCTGATGTTACGTCCATATTAACCGAGGCGGGGATAAATATAAGGGCACTGTCTCTTGCGGATACCTCGGATTTCGGCGTGCTTCGAATGATTGTCGATGACACCAAAAAGGCCGAGACGTTTCTTAAAAACCGGGGCTTTACGGTGGGAAAAACCGATGTGGTTGCCGTAGAGGTCGAGGACAAGCCCGGCGGGTTGCATAAAATTATGGAAACGTTTCAGCAGACGGAAATTAATATTGAATATATGTATGCATTTGTTCAGCAAAGCGGAAATAATGCGGTGATAATATTCAGATTTGACAATATTGATGAGGCAATTCATATCCTTACGGAAAACGGGATTCGTGTGATTGACGGAAAAAGCCTCTATTCATTATGA
- a CDS encoding DMT family transporter, whose amino-acid sequence MKSSTPSINPYIALISGVMAVSTGAIFARIADAPALVIAAYRVGLATLVLAPLAWWKARDELLSLSARDLKLIMLAGFFLALHFATWISSLDYTSVANSVVLVNTNPLWVALFTPFVTGERIRSFTWISIVVSVAGAGIIGAGDFASGGKALLGDVLALCGSICAGLYLLLGRHLRARLSLPAYVIVCYGSAAAILWALVLLLGLQITGFSSTTVSAFWAMALITQIIGHSSYNWALKWFSAGMIAVSLLGEPVGSTILAYFIFHEELTWSKLLGGILILAAIYLAAAGERRETGHEFRHTPET is encoded by the coding sequence ATGAAATCATCCACCCCATCGATCAATCCGTATATTGCCCTGATCAGCGGGGTGATGGCCGTGTCCACCGGGGCGATATTTGCCAGGATAGCCGATGCCCCGGCGCTGGTCATTGCGGCTTACCGGGTGGGTCTGGCGACGCTTGTTCTGGCGCCGCTGGCGTGGTGGAAGGCAAGAGACGAGCTGCTGAGTCTCTCGGCCCGGGATCTGAAACTGATCATGCTGGCCGGCTTTTTTCTGGCGCTGCATTTTGCCACCTGGATATCGTCTCTTGACTATACCTCGGTTGCCAACAGTGTGGTTCTCGTCAATACCAATCCCCTGTGGGTGGCCCTGTTTACCCCTTTTGTGACCGGAGAACGAATCAGATCCTTCACCTGGATCAGTATAGTCGTCAGTGTGGCCGGAGCGGGGATTATCGGGGCGGGGGATTTTGCCTCCGGCGGGAAAGCCCTGCTGGGGGATGTGCTGGCGCTGTGCGGCAGCATCTGCGCGGGTCTGTATCTGCTTCTGGGCCGGCACCTCAGGGCCAGGCTCTCTCTTCCGGCTTATGTGATCGTCTGTTACGGAAGTGCGGCGGCGATACTGTGGGCCTTGGTATTGCTGCTTGGCCTGCAGATTACCGGATTTTCCTCGACGACGGTGTCCGCATTCTGGGCCATGGCGCTGATTACCCAGATTATCGGACACAGCAGTTATAACTGGGCTCTCAAGTGGTTCAGCGCCGGTATGATCGCTGTCAGTCTGCTCGGCGAACCTGTGGGCAGCACCATTCTGGCCTATTTTATTTTCCATGAAGAATTGACATGGTCAAAGCTGCTCGGTGGCATCCTGATCCTGGCGGCCATATACCTGGCGGCTGCCGGAGAAAGGCGTGAAACGGGCCATGAATTCAGACATACGCCGGAAACATAA
- the xerD gene encoding site-specific tyrosine recombinase XerD codes for MSESLDEISDQYINYLRVEKGLSDQTIEAYSRDLARHLDYLAENGIRQLNETDTVVMLKYLIDLRKEGLSARSRARHLVTIRGFYRFLLHEKLIENDPVRMIDMPKSGLKLPDVLSVAEVNLLLNAPNIKTANGLRDSAMIELLYASGLRVSELIFLKLQDVNTEACFVRVLGKGSKERIVPIGTYAREKLIHYIQLIRPIQLKGCVSPYLFIARAGNPMSRQGFWKLIKRYSHRAGIQKTISPHTLRHSFATHLLEGGADLRAVQIMLGHADISTTQIYTHVTRNHLKQMHERCHPRG; via the coding sequence ATGTCCGAGTCATTGGATGAGATTTCCGACCAGTACATCAATTACCTGCGGGTTGAAAAAGGACTTTCCGATCAGACCATCGAGGCCTACAGCCGGGATCTGGCAAGACATCTGGATTATCTGGCTGAAAACGGTATCCGGCAGTTGAATGAGACGGATACGGTCGTGATGCTCAAGTACCTGATCGATCTGCGCAAAGAAGGGCTGAGTGCCAGATCCAGGGCCAGACATCTGGTGACGATTCGAGGGTTTTATCGGTTTTTACTTCACGAGAAGCTGATAGAAAATGATCCGGTTCGGATGATTGATATGCCAAAAAGCGGACTGAAACTGCCGGATGTGCTGTCCGTCGCGGAAGTCAATCTCCTGCTGAATGCACCGAATATCAAAACGGCAAACGGGCTCAGGGATTCTGCCATGATTGAGCTGCTCTATGCCTCCGGTTTGAGGGTGTCCGAGCTGATTTTCCTGAAACTTCAGGACGTCAACACGGAAGCCTGTTTTGTCCGGGTGCTGGGCAAGGGCTCTAAAGAACGCATCGTTCCCATTGGGACATACGCCAGAGAAAAATTGATTCATTATATTCAACTGATCAGGCCAATACAGCTAAAAGGCTGCGTCAGCCCGTATCTGTTTATTGCCAGAGCCGGAAATCCCATGTCACGCCAGGGATTCTGGAAACTCATCAAGCGTTACAGTCATCGGGCCGGTATACAGAAAACGATTTCTCCTCATACCCTCAGACATTCTTTCGCCACTCATCTTCTTGAAGGCGGGGCGGATTTAAGAGCCGTTCAGATCATGCTGGGCCATGCGGATATCTCCACAACGCAGATTTATACCCATGTGACGCGAAACCATCTCAAGCAGATGCATGAACGCTGCCATCCGAGAGGATAG
- a CDS encoding GspE/PulE family protein: MMGLLKKNQIPDSASVDENVVQALRTEVEYRAKLQEIGNKIYATSNLDEIFIGLKDQISLLFEAERLTIYVIDGIKRQLVSRYKSGDDINEIRIPVSPASIAGYAALKHKLLNIKNTYDDSELAAIDPNLKFDKSWDQKSGFTTRQVLACPIIFQKYMLGVIQLINRRQHDSFNGRDETAVLELTKILGISLYKQRKIARSRTNKFEYLLENNILAQKELDRAIIDARGKKEPVEYTLMREYKIPKSEIGKSLSKYYKVPFVEYNQNLPIPSDILVGLKVPFMKANFWIPLRMEDGKVVIAIDNAYDLQKIDEIKPLFPGRDLIFHVALKQDILEYITRFTQDDKELAAIDDILSQLQEEALEIEEAETGVSEEDSAVVQLVNKIILDAYSRNASDIHIEPYAGKENVQVRIRVDGQCQLYQSIPYNYRNAIVSRIKIMSDLDIAERRKPQDGKIKFKKYGGKDIELRVATVPTQGGLEDVVMRILAAGEPIPLSKMGFIQKNYDNFIKAISSPYGIVFVCGPTGSGKTTTLHSALAYINKVETKIWTAEDPVEITQKGLRQVQVKPRIGFDFAAAMRAFLRADPDVIMVGEMRDRETTQIGIEASLTGHLVFSTLHTNSAPESITRLLDMGMDPFNFADAVLCILAQRLIRTLCKQCREPYHPAREEYDELVREYGAEDFKRNLDIPYSDKLTLYRPKGCEVCNGSGYKGRMGIHELLMGTDDVKRLIQNNARMEEIRLQAIKDGMTTLKQDGIEKIFTGYCNLIEVRRVCIK; encoded by the coding sequence ATGATGGGTTTATTAAAAAAAAATCAGATACCGGATTCCGCGTCAGTCGATGAAAATGTCGTCCAGGCCCTTCGGACAGAAGTCGAATACAGGGCAAAACTACAGGAAATCGGCAATAAAATTTATGCGACGTCTAATCTGGATGAGATCTTTATTGGCCTCAAAGATCAGATTTCCCTTCTTTTTGAAGCGGAACGGTTAACCATTTATGTCATCGACGGTATCAAACGCCAGCTGGTTTCCCGCTATAAATCCGGTGATGATATCAATGAAATCCGAATTCCCGTATCCCCGGCCAGTATCGCCGGATATGCCGCATTAAAGCATAAACTGCTGAATATTAAAAATACCTATGATGACAGTGAACTGGCCGCTATTGATCCGAATCTGAAATTTGATAAAAGCTGGGACCAGAAATCCGGTTTTACCACCCGCCAGGTGTTAGCCTGTCCGATTATATTCCAAAAATACATGCTGGGGGTTATTCAGCTGATTAACCGAAGACAGCATGATTCATTTAATGGCAGAGATGAAACCGCTGTCTTGGAACTGACCAAGATTCTTGGAATCTCGCTGTATAAGCAGAGGAAAATAGCCCGATCGCGTACCAACAAGTTCGAATATCTGCTTGAAAATAATATTTTGGCTCAAAAAGAGCTTGATCGGGCCATCATCGATGCCAGGGGCAAGAAAGAGCCTGTTGAATATACCCTGATGAGGGAATATAAAATTCCGAAGAGTGAAATCGGAAAATCTCTCAGTAAATACTATAAGGTGCCGTTTGTAGAGTATAACCAGAACCTGCCGATTCCGAGCGATATTCTTGTGGGGCTCAAGGTCCCGTTTATGAAGGCAAATTTTTGGATCCCGCTTCGGATGGAAGACGGTAAGGTCGTGATCGCGATTGACAATGCCTACGATCTTCAAAAGATCGATGAAATCAAACCGCTTTTTCCCGGTCGGGATCTGATTTTTCATGTGGCGCTGAAACAGGATATTCTGGAGTACATCACACGGTTTACACAGGATGATAAAGAGCTGGCCGCCATAGATGATATCCTTTCCCAGCTGCAGGAAGAGGCTTTGGAAATAGAAGAGGCTGAAACCGGTGTTTCCGAGGAGGACAGCGCCGTGGTCCAGCTGGTGAATAAAATTATTCTCGATGCCTATAGCAGAAACGCATCGGATATTCATATCGAGCCCTATGCCGGCAAGGAAAATGTCCAGGTACGGATCCGGGTTGATGGCCAGTGCCAGTTGTACCAGTCCATTCCCTATAATTATCGAAATGCCATTGTGTCTCGAATCAAGATTATGTCGGATCTGGATATTGCCGAAAGACGGAAGCCCCAGGACGGTAAAATCAAGTTCAAGAAATATGGCGGAAAAGATATCGAGCTTCGGGTGGCTACCGTACCGACGCAAGGCGGGCTCGAAGATGTGGTGATGCGTATTCTGGCGGCCGGTGAGCCAATACCGCTCAGTAAGATGGGCTTTATCCAGAAAAATTACGATAATTTTATCAAAGCGATCAGCAGCCCTTATGGAATCGTATTTGTCTGCGGGCCAACCGGTTCCGGGAAAACCACCACGCTTCATTCCGCACTGGCTTATATCAACAAGGTCGAAACCAAAATCTGGACCGCCGAAGATCCGGTTGAAATTACCCAGAAAGGATTGCGTCAGGTTCAGGTCAAACCCAGAATCGGGTTTGATTTTGCAGCGGCGATGCGGGCATTTCTCAGGGCCGATCCCGATGTCATTATGGTAGGAGAGATGCGGGACCGGGAAACCACTCAGATCGGGATTGAAGCGTCATTGACCGGACATCTGGTGTTTTCCACACTGCATACCAACAGTGCGCCTGAAAGCATTACCCGGCTGCTGGATATGGGGATGGATCCGTTTAATTTTGCCGATGCGGTGTTATGTATTCTGGCTCAGCGGTTGATCCGGACGCTTTGCAAACAATGCAGGGAACCGTATCACCCGGCAAGAGAAGAATACGATGAACTGGTTCGAGAGTATGGTGCAGAGGATTTTAAACGCAATCTTGATATCCCGTATTCCGACAAGTTGACATTGTACAGGCCAAAGGGTTGTGAAGTCTGTAACGGCAGCGGATATAAGGGGAGAATGGGGATTCATGAGTTGCTCATGGGTACCGATGACGTTAAACGATTAATTCAAAACAATGCGAGGATGGAAGAAATTCGCCTCCAGGCCATTAAAGACGGAATGACGACTCTCAAACAGGATGGTATCGAGAAAATATTTACCGGATATTGCAATCTGATCGAAGTGAGAAGAGTCTGTATCAAATAA
- a CDS encoding N-acetylmuramoyl-L-alanine amidase has translation MKSYSKAACVASGMVALWCLTVLWLPEAEAAASAKEKYFIAERAYKHLINQPSKQKYRDNWLSCIKKYQAVFRHDPSGPWAAAGLYMSGNLYQELYKRSFKAADQSEAIDIYQRIIKRFPKSGYSKKAAREMHKIGDVKSKKTSRGKPSDGSNHQGQTAGNKAGRTASSPVSSKASDQKPSQSTPVDSSTSTLTGLRFWSNPNYTRIVIDADNEPAYSHHLLKKDPSLNKPQRLYVDMSRSRLGKGIDKVIPINDDLLRDARAGQFTSDSVRVVVDIKSFETYKIFSLKNPFRIVIDVWGKSDKSSYHAEASKAVPAVSSKILPGALAKQLALGVHRIVIDPGHGGRDFGAPGFMKGIHEKHITLAIAKKLAEKIRNQLHCEVVLTRSDDRYLTLEERTAIANTRDGDLFISIHTNASTNRMAYGIETYFLNLATDDDAIRVAARENATSTKNISDLQSILNDLMKHAKINESSRLAVYTQQSLCSQLKKKYGNIKSKGVKQAPFYVLLGAQMPSILVETSFVSNSRECKRLVNSSYQDQICDGILTGIRQYIMETNPTAFSTKKGGIGANG, from the coding sequence TTGAAATCTTATTCGAAAGCCGCATGCGTCGCTTCAGGAATGGTGGCTCTGTGGTGTCTGACAGTCCTGTGGCTGCCGGAGGCTGAAGCCGCTGCTTCCGCAAAAGAAAAGTATTTTATTGCTGAACGGGCATATAAACATCTCATCAATCAGCCTTCAAAGCAAAAATATCGGGATAACTGGCTCTCCTGTATTAAAAAATACCAGGCGGTTTTTCGGCACGATCCTTCAGGTCCCTGGGCAGCGGCAGGATTGTATATGTCCGGGAATCTGTATCAGGAGCTTTACAAACGCTCCTTTAAAGCCGCCGATCAATCAGAAGCCATCGATATTTATCAAAGAATTATAAAACGCTTCCCCAAAAGCGGATATAGTAAAAAAGCAGCCCGAGAAATGCACAAAATAGGCGATGTAAAGTCAAAAAAGACTTCTCGTGGCAAACCGTCCGACGGTTCAAATCATCAGGGGCAGACAGCCGGTAATAAAGCCGGCAGAACCGCTTCTTCACCAGTCTCATCAAAAGCGTCCGATCAGAAACCGTCACAAAGCACTCCCGTCGATAGTTCCACATCCACATTGACCGGGCTTCGCTTCTGGTCAAATCCGAACTATACCCGAATCGTCATCGATGCGGATAATGAACCCGCTTATTCCCATCATCTGTTGAAAAAAGATCCCTCTTTGAACAAGCCCCAGCGGTTGTATGTGGATATGAGCAGAAGCCGTCTGGGAAAGGGGATCGATAAAGTGATCCCCATCAATGATGATCTCCTCAGGGATGCCCGCGCCGGGCAGTTTACATCCGATTCCGTTCGTGTCGTGGTGGATATCAAGTCGTTTGAAACCTATAAGATTTTTTCTCTGAAAAATCCGTTCAGGATCGTTATCGACGTGTGGGGAAAATCGGATAAATCTTCGTATCATGCCGAGGCATCGAAGGCCGTTCCAGCCGTTTCTTCTAAAATTCTGCCGGGTGCTTTAGCAAAACAGCTCGCTCTGGGGGTGCACCGGATTGTCATCGATCCCGGCCATGGGGGCCGGGATTTCGGTGCCCCGGGATTTATGAAAGGCATTCACGAGAAGCACATCACGCTGGCGATTGCAAAAAAACTGGCGGAAAAGATTCGGAATCAGCTCCATTGCGAAGTGGTGCTTACCCGAAGTGACGACCGGTACCTTACCCTTGAGGAGCGGACGGCAATTGCCAATACCAGGGACGGAGACCTGTTTATTTCCATTCATACCAATGCATCGACGAATCGAATGGCTTACGGGATTGAAACCTATTTTTTAAATCTGGCAACGGATGATGATGCCATACGGGTTGCCGCAAGAGAAAATGCGACATCGACCAAGAACATCAGTGACCTTCAGTCCATCCTGAATGATTTGATGAAGCATGCCAAAATAAATGAATCCAGCCGGCTGGCCGTTTATACGCAACAGTCGCTTTGCAGCCAGCTGAAGAAAAAATACGGTAATATAAAAAGCAAAGGGGTCAAGCAGGCCCCGTTTTATGTGCTTCTGGGCGCCCAGATGCCGTCCATTCTGGTGGAGACATCGTTTGTCAGCAACTCAAGAGAGTGCAAACGGCTTGTCAATTCGAGCTATCAGGACCAGATATGCGATGGTATCTTAACCGGAATCCGTCAGTACATCATGGAAACCAATCCCACCGCCTTCAGTACAAAAAAAGGCGGAATCGGGGCCAATGGGTAG